A region from the Lysobacter sp. BMK333-48F3 genome encodes:
- a CDS encoding VOC family protein: METQELHRGRLIDHIQLVVRDLEASRRFYTAVFETLQVPMAGSGKDYFWADELFVSTASSEAANGELTGRHHLAFQARDRAMVEAFHRAALAHGGRDNGAPGKRDYHPGYYAAFALDPDGNNIEAVYHGEAERSAASVKIVF; the protein is encoded by the coding sequence ATGGAAACGCAGGAACTGCATCGCGGCCGCCTGATCGACCATATCCAACTGGTGGTGCGCGACCTCGAGGCGAGCCGGCGCTTTTACACCGCGGTGTTCGAAACCTTGCAGGTGCCGATGGCCGGCAGCGGCAAGGACTATTTCTGGGCCGACGAGCTGTTCGTGTCGACCGCGTCCAGCGAGGCCGCGAACGGCGAACTGACCGGCCGCCATCACCTGGCCTTCCAGGCCCGCGACCGCGCCATGGTCGAGGCCTTCCATCGCGCCGCGCTGGCGCATGGCGGGCGCGACAACGGCGCGCCGGGCAAGCGCGACTATCATCCCGGCTACTACGCCGCGTTCGCGCTCGACCCGGACGGCAACAACATCGAGGCGGTCTATCACGGCGAGGCCGAGCGCAGCGCGGCTTCGGTCAAGATCGTGTTCTGA
- a CDS encoding serine hydrolase, whose protein sequence is MRRILKYLGITLLAALAVSLVLGLRPFIDRDAPATRPLPLAQAPLPPEQAKKLTDYIRTEADAIDAFVVLRGETVLMEYGEVGTPMNLASARKSILSLLFGVAVDRGLIDVNEKLGALGIDESRTPLTQAEQQATIEHLLQARSGIYLPSGAETVENKDGRPRRGQFAPGANYFYNNWDFNVLGAIFERKTGLSIGEAIDTWLAAPLGMQDFNREHVIYDNRGSDSDYRTYRIHMSARDLARIGALVAQEGLWNGKRVVSAQWIARSTTSYSATKNPFYDGFGYSWWLNSELAAVQADGWGGQYLLVDPARDLTLVARRDTGNSILGYLIFSGFQKQGHPSDLQKLYKLVRDMPAMSGVR, encoded by the coding sequence GTGCGACGTATCCTGAAGTACCTGGGCATCACCTTGCTCGCCGCCTTGGCGGTATCGCTGGTGCTGGGCCTTCGCCCCTTCATCGACCGGGACGCGCCCGCCACCCGTCCGCTTCCCCTCGCGCAAGCCCCGCTGCCTCCAGAACAGGCGAAGAAGCTCACCGACTACATAAGGACCGAGGCGGACGCCATCGATGCCTTCGTTGTGCTGCGCGGCGAAACGGTGCTGATGGAGTACGGGGAGGTCGGCACGCCGATGAACCTGGCGTCCGCGCGCAAGAGCATCCTCAGCCTGCTGTTCGGCGTGGCGGTCGACCGCGGGTTGATCGACGTGAACGAGAAGCTCGGAGCGCTAGGCATCGACGAGAGCCGGACGCCCCTCACCCAGGCGGAGCAGCAAGCGACCATCGAGCACCTCCTTCAAGCCAGGTCGGGCATCTACCTGCCCTCCGGCGCGGAGACGGTGGAAAACAAGGACGGCCGCCCGCGCCGCGGCCAGTTCGCGCCGGGCGCGAACTACTTCTACAACAACTGGGACTTCAACGTCCTGGGCGCCATCTTCGAACGCAAGACAGGGCTGTCCATCGGCGAGGCCATCGATACCTGGCTGGCCGCCCCCCTGGGCATGCAGGACTTCAACCGCGAGCACGTGATCTACGACAATCGCGGCTCCGACTCCGATTACAGAACCTATCGCATCCACATGAGCGCGCGCGACCTTGCGCGGATTGGGGCGCTGGTCGCGCAAGAGGGCCTGTGGAACGGCAAGCGGGTCGTCTCAGCGCAGTGGATAGCCCGGAGCACCACGTCGTATTCCGCCACGAAGAACCCGTTCTACGACGGCTTCGGCTACTCGTGGTGGTTGAACTCCGAGCTCGCCGCCGTGCAGGCCGACGGCTGGGGCGGCCAGTACCTGCTGGTGGATCCGGCGCGGGACCTGACGCTGGTGGCGCGGCGGGATACGGGGAACTCGATTCTGGGCTACCTGATCTTCAGCGGGTTCCAGAAGCAGGGGCATCCTTCGGACCTACAGAAGTTGTACAAGCTCGTGCGCGATATGCCGGCGATGAGCGGCGTGCGCTAG
- a CDS encoding peroxidase-related enzyme (This protein belongs to a clade of uncharacterized proteins related to peroxidases such as the alkylhydroperoxidase AhpD.): MSRLPLTTADTAPAASRPLLASIHAAFGATPAMFRAVAHSPAALTSLWGSFGALGAGTLPASLTEQIAVAVADRNGCDYCLAAHTALGRKAGVSADAMARAQSGDSDDPRTAAALAFALKLVDRRGRVAEQDIAALRAAGYDDGAVVEIVAHVALNLFTNYVNLALDVPVDFPAVKLRNAA, encoded by the coding sequence ATGTCCCGCCTGCCCCTGACCACCGCCGACACCGCCCCCGCCGCCAGCCGCCCGCTGCTGGCCTCGATCCACGCCGCCTTCGGCGCCACCCCGGCGATGTTCCGCGCCGTCGCCCATTCGCCGGCCGCGCTGACCAGCCTGTGGGGCAGCTTCGGCGCCCTCGGCGCCGGCACCCTGCCCGCCTCGCTGACCGAACAGATCGCGGTCGCGGTCGCCGACCGCAATGGCTGCGACTACTGCCTGGCCGCGCACACCGCGCTCGGACGCAAGGCCGGCGTCAGCGCCGACGCCATGGCCCGCGCCCAGAGCGGCGACAGCGACGACCCGCGCACCGCCGCCGCGCTGGCCTTCGCCTTGAAACTGGTCGACCGCCGCGGCCGCGTCGCCGAGCAGGACATCGCCGCGCTGCGCGCCGCCGGCTACGACGACGGCGCCGTCGTCGAGATCGTCGCCCATGTCGCGCTCAACCTGTTCACCAACTACGTCAACCTGGCCCTGGACGTGCCGGTGGATTTCCCGGCGGTGAAGCTGCGCAACGCAGCGTGA
- a CDS encoding AraC family transcriptional regulator, translating into MYVDRLQALLHRFSVRTRLFHSGPLCGIHDFDDALGRGQLHLVRRGPVEARHGGGAPLRIEQPSLIFYPRGLPHRFVTDPERGADMACAHVDFGGGHHPLAQALPPVLAMPLAEVGGAEAVLELLFDEAFAQRCGRQDLLDRLFEVVLILILRSLMDQGRVGHGLLAGLAHPQLARALNAIHQAPAQAWTLERMAEQAGMSRSRFAAAFAQTLGLTAGDYLADYRIALAQDLLRRGRPLKLIADEVGYGSTAALSRAFSARCGRSPREWKAAQRDAAEAGV; encoded by the coding sequence ATGTACGTCGACCGCCTGCAAGCCCTGCTGCACCGCTTCTCGGTACGCACCCGGCTGTTCCATAGCGGGCCGCTGTGCGGCATCCACGACTTCGACGACGCGCTCGGCCGCGGCCAGCTGCACCTGGTCCGCCGCGGCCCGGTCGAGGCCCGGCACGGTGGCGGCGCGCCGCTGCGGATCGAGCAACCGAGCCTGATCTTCTATCCGCGCGGCTTGCCGCATCGCTTCGTCACCGACCCCGAGCGCGGCGCCGACATGGCCTGCGCCCATGTCGACTTCGGCGGCGGTCATCACCCGCTGGCGCAGGCGCTGCCGCCGGTGCTGGCGATGCCGCTGGCCGAGGTGGGCGGGGCGGAGGCGGTGCTGGAATTGCTGTTCGACGAAGCCTTCGCCCAGCGCTGCGGGCGCCAGGATTTGCTCGACCGTTTGTTCGAGGTGGTGCTGATCCTGATCCTGCGCAGCCTGATGGACCAGGGCCGGGTCGGTCACGGCCTGCTCGCCGGGCTCGCCCATCCGCAACTGGCGCGCGCGCTCAACGCGATCCACCAAGCGCCTGCGCAGGCCTGGACCCTGGAGCGCATGGCCGAGCAGGCCGGCATGTCGCGCAGCCGCTTCGCCGCGGCGTTCGCGCAGACCCTGGGCCTGACCGCCGGCGATTATCTGGCCGACTACCGCATCGCCCTGGCCCAGGACCTGCTGCGGCGCGGACGCCCGCTCAAGCTGATCGCCGACGAGGTCGGCTACGGCAGCACCGCGGCCTTGTCGCGCGCCTTCAGCGCGCGCTGCGGGCGTTCGCCGCGCGAATGGAAGGCGGCGCAACGCGACGCGGCCGAAGCCGGCGTCTAG
- a CDS encoding S8 family peptidase, with the protein MKSRHCTQPLACAGGPTRPPRQPPAGATGPRYSGFVIVRLSERFAPAADKDLRALARKRKLTALVKLLDEAGVESTRPLIRCLDPKRLLELEKRAANSPFPPLRSLTGYWRLDLRQRPEQAEALVARLRALSEVADAYRELDVSDPVDDSDDPYAAGQGYLDPAPEGIDARWAWTQANGTGAGIGVVDLEQGWFLGHEDLAAHAPSLIYGDNRDGVGAYKGNHGTAVLGEIAAVDNTLGVVGIAPDVGSVRVTSHYDAGTDTALHVADAIVAALPTMAVGDVLLLEVQRAGAIMTEVDDADFDAIRLASALGVIVVEAAGNGNNDLDSYLDGSGLQAFNRASPDFRDSGAIVVGAAESALPHDRAGFSSYGSRVDCYAWGENVTTCGYGGLDDGGGDDDRTYTAGFNGTSSASPIVTGAALVVQGMHAAATGTRLSPAQMRSLLSDPAVNTPQGGGLAGAIGVMPDLRAIVENTLGLTPDVYLRDHVGDTGAVPSAGAISASPDVILLPATVPDPNAAFGEGSGTENSNALGHEAETGHDNYLYVRMRNRGGADADDVRADVYWSPVATLLTPDLWNFIGTSAPVDVPMGDSLTVAAPIVWPEAEIPGPGHYCFVASVSHPRDAAPPPPPGPPNFDWDAFRAYIRAHNNVTWRNFNVVDPPADPQLGLALPFLITGTPDRARAFDFEIVRRLPKGAELRLELPRDLAYRIAGAAPWKLETPRKGRHAVLNLPALPRLPLCGLALPRGARLPARLLLRAPKSVRLEGASVTVRQLYQGEEVGRITWQCRKREPVQAAAAPPRARKSR; encoded by the coding sequence ATGAAATCCAGGCATTGCACCCAGCCGCTGGCCTGTGCCGGCGGACCGACCCGGCCGCCGCGCCAGCCGCCCGCCGGCGCGACCGGCCCGCGTTACAGCGGCTTCGTCATCGTCCGCCTGAGCGAGCGCTTCGCGCCGGCCGCGGACAAGGACCTGCGCGCCCTGGCGCGCAAGCGCAAGCTGACCGCGCTGGTCAAACTGCTCGACGAGGCCGGGGTCGAATCGACCCGTCCGCTGATCCGCTGCCTGGATCCCAAGCGCTTGCTGGAACTGGAGAAGCGCGCCGCGAACTCGCCGTTCCCGCCGTTGCGCAGCCTGACCGGCTACTGGCGCCTGGACCTGCGCCAGCGCCCCGAACAGGCCGAAGCGCTGGTCGCGCGCCTGCGCGCGCTGAGCGAAGTCGCCGATGCCTATCGCGAATTGGACGTGAGCGATCCGGTCGACGACAGCGACGACCCGTATGCCGCAGGCCAGGGCTATCTGGATCCGGCGCCGGAAGGCATCGACGCGCGCTGGGCCTGGACCCAGGCCAACGGCACCGGCGCCGGAATCGGCGTGGTCGACCTGGAACAGGGCTGGTTCCTCGGCCACGAGGACCTGGCCGCGCATGCGCCCAGCCTGATCTACGGCGACAACCGCGACGGCGTCGGCGCCTACAAGGGCAACCACGGCACCGCCGTGCTCGGCGAAATCGCCGCGGTCGACAACACCCTGGGCGTGGTCGGCATCGCCCCGGACGTGGGCTCGGTGCGGGTGACCTCGCATTACGACGCCGGCACCGACACCGCCCTGCACGTGGCCGACGCCATCGTCGCCGCGCTGCCGACCATGGCGGTCGGCGACGTGCTGCTGCTGGAAGTGCAGCGGGCCGGCGCGATCATGACCGAGGTCGACGACGCCGACTTCGATGCGATCCGCCTGGCCAGCGCGCTCGGCGTGATCGTGGTCGAGGCCGCCGGCAACGGCAACAACGACCTCGACAGCTACCTCGACGGCAGCGGCCTGCAGGCCTTCAACCGCGCCAGCCCGGACTTCCGCGACTCCGGCGCGATCGTGGTCGGCGCCGCCGAGTCGGCGCTTCCGCACGACCGCGCTGGCTTCTCCAGCTACGGCTCGCGGGTCGACTGCTACGCCTGGGGCGAAAACGTCACCACCTGCGGCTACGGCGGCCTGGACGACGGCGGCGGCGACGACGACCGCACCTACACCGCCGGCTTCAACGGCACCAGTTCGGCCTCGCCGATCGTGACCGGCGCGGCGCTGGTCGTGCAGGGCATGCACGCCGCCGCCACCGGCACCCGGCTGTCGCCGGCGCAGATGCGCAGCCTGCTGTCCGACCCGGCGGTCAACACGCCGCAGGGCGGCGGTCTCGCCGGCGCGATCGGGGTCATGCCGGACTTGCGCGCGATCGTCGAGAACACGCTCGGCCTGACCCCGGACGTGTACCTGCGCGACCACGTCGGCGACACCGGCGCGGTGCCGTCGGCCGGCGCGATCAGCGCCAGCCCCGACGTGATCCTGCTGCCGGCGACCGTGCCCGACCCGAACGCGGCGTTCGGCGAAGGCAGCGGCACCGAGAACAGCAACGCGCTCGGCCACGAAGCCGAGACCGGTCACGACAACTACCTCTACGTGCGCATGCGCAACCGCGGCGGCGCCGACGCCGACGACGTGCGCGCCGACGTGTACTGGAGCCCGGTCGCGACCCTGCTGACCCCCGACCTGTGGAATTTCATCGGCACCTCGGCGCCGGTCGACGTGCCGATGGGCGACAGCCTGACCGTGGCCGCGCCGATCGTCTGGCCCGAGGCCGAGATCCCCGGCCCGGGCCATTACTGCTTCGTCGCCAGCGTCAGCCATCCGCGCGATGCCGCGCCGCCTCCGCCGCCGGGCCCGCCGAACTTCGACTGGGACGCGTTCCGCGCCTACATCCGCGCGCACAACAACGTCACCTGGCGCAACTTCAACGTGGTCGATCCGCCGGCCGATCCGCAGCTCGGATTGGCCCTGCCGTTCCTGATCACCGGCACCCCGGACCGCGCGCGCGCGTTCGATTTCGAGATCGTGAGGCGCTTGCCCAAGGGCGCCGAACTGCGCCTGGAACTGCCGCGCGATCTGGCCTACCGCATCGCCGGCGCCGCGCCGTGGAAGCTGGAAACGCCGCGCAAGGGCCGCCACGCCGTATTGAACCTGCCGGCCCTGCCGCGCCTGCCGCTGTGCGGCCTGGCCTTGCCGCGCGGCGCGCGATTGCCGGCGCGGCTGTTGCTGCGCGCGCCCAAGTCGGTGCGCCTGGAAGGCGCCAGCGTGACCGTCCGCCAGTTGTACCAGGGCGAGGAAGTCGGCCGCATCACCTGGCAATGCCGCAAGCGCGAACCGGTGCAGGCCGCCGCCGCGCCGCCGCGCGCGCGCAAGTCGCGTTGA